The Methanohalophilus portucalensis genome window below encodes:
- a CDS encoding TIGR04279 domain-containing protein: MRSKGLKAFCYTFIVTLLLIGLGSTAVADSYEGNITINDASIGFANHTSSDTEGNWIAVKGGEEFRLPHPISFTYQGINATDFNYGSASINITLDADDDYAVTYPFANHSMFTDIPGQNDVELEFYGSDMFAHDDVELYIINVNRGVISDINQNLKDADLASIHDLTENAYKKYPNEQLDGNGDLEVTCNDLQAGDYMALMLLNTSQMQEYDAFILSATGFEVLEYDSVITAPPAVDLDENINVDISLQNAANDNSYTYGAVLVKDSVYKADIEMQCNGSKDSTNLTVNDIPLIQGCNLLGIDSSNIERNDVQNKIIEMIGPDNGTIIMKTVEANQTSLSITTTDLPEDKYVLLTGVYKSGEGVVAFGQQDVFVAPYNPYDINGNYTIEMEELSACIDDFFVGDLSIVEISEFVTYYLSGVEYYRI, from the coding sequence ATGAGATCAAAGGGGCTTAAAGCATTCTGTTATACATTCATAGTTACCTTGTTGCTAATTGGACTGGGAAGTACTGCTGTTGCGGATTCCTATGAAGGGAATATCACAATTAACGATGCAAGCATAGGATTTGCCAATCATACAAGTTCTGACACCGAGGGAAACTGGATAGCTGTTAAGGGTGGAGAAGAATTCCGGTTACCACATCCAATATCTTTTACCTATCAGGGAATAAATGCAACGGATTTCAATTATGGCAGTGCATCCATAAATATAACCCTGGATGCAGATGACGATTATGCTGTCACCTATCCCTTTGCGAATCATTCAATGTTCACCGACATACCCGGACAGAACGATGTAGAGCTTGAGTTTTATGGTTCAGACATGTTTGCCCATGATGATGTTGAACTCTACATCATCAATGTAAACCGGGGAGTTATCAGCGACATTAATCAAAATCTGAAAGATGCAGACCTTGCAAGTATACATGATCTAACTGAAAATGCATACAAAAAATACCCGAACGAACAACTTGATGGAAATGGGGATCTTGAAGTTACATGTAATGATCTGCAAGCCGGGGATTACATGGCCCTTATGCTGCTCAATACCAGCCAAATGCAGGAATACGATGCTTTCATCCTTTCTGCCACAGGATTTGAAGTACTGGAATATGATTCCGTAATAACTGCGCCCCCAGCTGTCGATCTGGATGAGAATATAAATGTGGACATCAGCCTGCAGAATGCTGCGAATGATAACAGTTATACCTATGGTGCAGTCCTTGTGAAGGATAGTGTGTACAAAGCCGATATTGAAATGCAATGCAATGGTTCAAAGGACAGCACTAATCTGACAGTGAATGATATCCCTCTGATCCAGGGATGTAACCTTCTGGGGATTGACTCTTCCAATATTGAGCGCAATGATGTCCAGAATAAGATAATAGAAATGATAGGACCTGATAACGGGACTATTATCATGAAAACTGTAGAGGCAAACCAAACCAGCCTCAGTATAACCACAACCGACCTTCCGGAAGATAAATACGTCCTGCTTACAGGAGTATACAAATCCGGGGAAGGTGTTGTTGCATTCGGCCAGCAGGACGTCTTCGTTGCCCCGTACAACCCCTATGATATCAATGGAAATTATACAATTGAAATGGAAGAACTTAGTGCATGTATAGACGACTTCTTTGTGGGGGATCTGTCGATTGTCGAAATTTCAGAATTTGTAACCTACTACCTATCAGGGGTTGAATACTATCGCATCTAA
- a CDS encoding type IV pilin, producing MGFEKAEVLLGAEYRDYWAGSGSSPEKGDIDLIYLDYLHGPEVKGDEIGSIIIRWTNSSGEGGELRFVNPTYFDEETQQKYHDEDVGKFCTGDFSAGDRLVIQMAHNQWQDDGETPKEEVGFRYVESGSNQIDVVGKHPFFATEGRYPVDFEGERPMKAGDNVEITFLGPDHYFVISKITATAKEYTGKATEDSKLECQS from the coding sequence ATGGGTTTTGAGAAGGCAGAAGTCTTGCTGGGTGCTGAATACAGAGATTACTGGGCAGGTTCTGGAAGCAGTCCGGAAAAAGGGGACATCGATTTGATATATCTGGATTATTTACACGGGCCGGAGGTAAAAGGTGATGAAATTGGCTCCATTATTATACGATGGACCAATTCCAGCGGAGAAGGAGGAGAACTCAGGTTTGTGAATCCTACCTATTTTGATGAAGAAACCCAGCAAAAATATCACGATGAAGATGTAGGTAAATTCTGTACAGGGGACTTTAGTGCAGGGGACCGACTGGTAATTCAAATGGCCCATAATCAATGGCAAGACGATGGAGAAACTCCCAAGGAGGAAGTGGGTTTCCGATATGTAGAATCAGGTTCAAACCAAATCGATGTTGTCGGCAAACATCCTTTTTTTGCAACAGAAGGGAGATACCCGGTTGATTTTGAAGGGGAGAGACCAATGAAAGCCGGGGATAATGTCGAAATTACTTTTCTGGGACCAGACCACTATTTTGTGATAAGCAAGATAACTGCTACGGCCAAAGAATATACAGGAAAGGCAACGGAAGATAGTAAATTGGAATGTCAGAGTTGA
- a CDS encoding type IV pilin, translated as MQLKPHLSNDTNGIVPAVGIILMLIITIILAAVIGISAFDITDKLKEPP; from the coding sequence ATGCAACTCAAACCTCACCTCTCCAATGATACCAATGGAATCGTCCCTGCGGTTGGTATTATTCTTATGTTGATCATTACGATAATTCTAGCAGCAGTTATAGGTATATCTGCTTTTGATATTACTGACAAACTTAAAGAACCTCCTTAA
- a CDS encoding DUF169 domain-containing protein has product MGRELSSNLQLTYMPVAVTLLTDNQRPPEGISRIGHNMSHCQMVDKARRDGSQFYSLIDDQQCKNGAAVMGMGHMPPEFASGKEHYDEGHYRTIELARDTIQQCPRLEANSTEAILYAPLSEANFIPDVVIILDIPEKAMQVSQSLLYNVGGSIDANFAGILSLCADGVVKPYKSGNISISLGCVGSRNCGNIAKDEMIIGIPMEKLQYIVDGARRMFSYSS; this is encoded by the coding sequence ATGGGTAGAGAACTGTCTTCCAATCTCCAGTTGACCTATATGCCGGTAGCTGTAACATTGCTTACGGATAATCAACGTCCTCCTGAAGGAATAAGTAGAATTGGGCACAATATGAGTCACTGTCAGATGGTGGATAAAGCAAGGCGAGACGGTTCCCAATTCTATTCACTGATAGACGATCAACAGTGCAAGAATGGGGCTGCTGTGATGGGTATGGGTCACATGCCTCCTGAATTTGCCAGTGGCAAAGAACATTACGATGAAGGCCACTACAGAACAATTGAATTGGCAAGAGATACCATACAACAATGTCCCAGGTTAGAGGCCAATTCCACAGAAGCAATCCTGTATGCGCCTTTGAGTGAAGCAAATTTTATTCCGGATGTTGTGATTATTCTTGATATTCCAGAAAAAGCCATGCAGGTATCCCAATCTTTGCTGTATAATGTTGGAGGCAGCATTGATGCAAACTTTGCAGGGATATTGAGTCTCTGTGCAGACGGTGTGGTCAAACCCTACAAAAGTGGGAATATCAGTATTTCTTTAGGGTGTGTGGGCAGTCGCAATTGTGGAAATATTGCAAAAGATGAGATGATAATAGGTATACCAATGGAAAAATTGCAGTATATAGTTGATGGTGCCAGGCGGATGTTCTCTTATTCTTCCTGA
- a CDS encoding DUF7507 domain-containing protein: MKAIYKLLVFLTLCLITTVSCASANGSDSDTEPAFVGLPCPAVEVTKYVSSDNSSWEDANTAGSALLVESNQVYWKYVVENVGDEPLVDVEVTDDQLDPGLICTIGDLGVGEEATCYADDYVPEDCPYVDGEVYRNNGTVNGVGLVTGIVVTDSDPSCYFGADPSVDIEKSTNGKDADEAPGPYIRLNYEVVWEFNVTNTGNVNLTDIEVTDDKLGLIGTIELLQPGESCVLTESGTASLGQYENNATAVGVAPIGPNVTDSDMSHYFGHDSQPNFEVPTANPLLIIGMLGLAGVMGLRREQE, encoded by the coding sequence ATGAAAGCTATCTATAAATTATTAGTATTTTTAACATTGTGTTTAATAACGACGGTCAGTTGTGCGAGTGCAAATGGATCGGATTCAGATACAGAACCTGCATTTGTTGGGTTACCCTGTCCTGCTGTTGAAGTTACAAAATATGTCTCTTCTGACAATTCCAGCTGGGAGGATGCAAATACAGCAGGAAGTGCCCTTCTTGTGGAATCCAATCAGGTCTACTGGAAGTATGTAGTAGAAAATGTAGGTGACGAACCACTTGTAGATGTAGAAGTGACTGATGATCAGCTTGATCCAGGTTTGATATGCACGATTGGAGACCTTGGGGTCGGGGAAGAGGCCACCTGTTACGCAGATGATTATGTACCTGAAGACTGTCCATATGTTGACGGCGAGGTCTACAGGAACAATGGTACAGTTAATGGTGTAGGTTTGGTTACAGGAATTGTGGTCACAGACAGTGATCCGAGCTGCTATTTCGGTGCAGATCCTTCTGTTGATATCGAGAAATCTACCAATGGAAAGGATGCAGATGAAGCACCTGGTCCATACATACGATTGAACTATGAAGTTGTATGGGAGTTCAATGTGACCAATACCGGTAATGTCAATCTGACCGATATTGAAGTGACAGATGACAAACTTGGATTGATCGGCACAATTGAATTGTTACAGCCTGGTGAATCCTGTGTGTTGACCGAAAGTGGAACTGCCAGTTTGGGTCAATATGAGAACAATGCTACGGCCGTAGGCGTGGCTCCAATTGGACCCAATGTAACTGATTCAGACATGAGTCATTACTTTGGACACGATTCGCAACCCAATTTTGAAGTGCCAACTGCAAATCCTCTGTTAATCATAGGAATGCTGGGACTTGCTGGTGTAATGGGTTTGAGAAGAGAACAGGAGTAA
- a CDS encoding NCS2 family permease, with translation MAGVLENFFHLKEHGTDIKTEVMAGLVTFMTVAYIIVVNPAILEAAGIPFGPSLVATILSAVFGTLIMGVYAKKPIAIAPYMGENAFVAYTVVGVLGYPWQTALGAVFISGVLFTILTISGFRDKMIDAVPNNLKYSFVAGLGLFITFIGLVNAGIVSLGVEGSPLHVGALDTMPVALAVLGFLLISVLMIKNIKGSILIGIIATALLGFVTGVSHTPDSIVSMPPSLAPIFLQLDIVGALSWGFFAVILTMFTMDLMDTMGTLVGVSMEAGYMDEEGNLPDMEKPFLADSLATVFAAIAGTTTTGAYIESATGIKEGGRTGLTAVVVALLFMLGLFFYPLFSAIPAAATAPALIIVGFQMMTSIKKIDMNDLTEMVPAMAVIILMSFTYNLGIGLCAGFVLFPLFKVVSGKGSEVKPIAWGLFVLCTLFFIFYPY, from the coding sequence ATGGCAGGCGTACTGGAAAACTTCTTTCATCTGAAAGAACACGGCACAGATATAAAGACTGAAGTTATGGCCGGGCTTGTCACTTTCATGACAGTTGCCTACATTATAGTTGTCAATCCTGCTATTCTGGAAGCCGCAGGGATACCCTTTGGTCCTTCCCTGGTGGCTACAATCCTTTCTGCAGTATTCGGAACTCTCATTATGGGTGTCTATGCCAAAAAACCCATTGCGATTGCGCCATATATGGGAGAGAACGCTTTTGTTGCCTATACTGTGGTGGGAGTGCTGGGTTATCCATGGCAGACGGCACTGGGTGCAGTATTCATAAGCGGTGTCCTTTTTACGATTCTGACAATTTCAGGCTTCAGGGACAAGATGATCGATGCAGTTCCGAATAATCTCAAATACAGTTTTGTAGCCGGGCTGGGTCTGTTCATAACCTTTATCGGGCTTGTCAATGCAGGTATTGTTTCGCTGGGTGTGGAAGGCTCTCCCCTGCATGTAGGTGCTCTGGATACAATGCCTGTAGCCCTTGCTGTACTGGGATTTCTTTTGATCAGTGTCCTGATGATCAAAAATATCAAGGGCTCGATCCTGATAGGTATCATTGCTACAGCTCTTTTGGGATTTGTGACAGGTGTTTCCCATACACCGGATTCGATAGTTAGCATGCCGCCAAGTCTTGCACCCATTTTCCTGCAGCTGGATATTGTCGGGGCTCTGTCATGGGGTTTCTTTGCTGTGATCCTCACAATGTTCACCATGGATCTGATGGATACGATGGGTACCCTCGTGGGTGTATCTATGGAGGCCGGATACATGGATGAAGAGGGTAATCTTCCTGATATGGAGAAACCTTTCCTTGCAGACTCCCTGGCCACAGTATTTGCAGCAATTGCCGGTACCACTACCACAGGTGCCTATATCGAATCCGCTACCGGTATAAAAGAGGGAGGCAGGACCGGGCTTACTGCAGTTGTGGTTGCACTTCTTTTCATGCTGGGCCTGTTCTTCTATCCACTCTTTTCAGCAATCCCGGCAGCCGCCACAGCTCCTGCATTGATAATTGTCGGTTTTCAGATGATGACATCGATAAAAAAGATAGATATGAATGATCTGACCGAGATGGTACCTGCAATGGCGGTTATAATCCTGATGAGCTTTACCTATAATCTGGGAATTGGTCTGTGTGCAGGTTTTGTCCTGTTTCCCCTTTTTAAAGTGGTAAGTGGTAAGGGCAGTGAAGTCAAACCAATAGCCTGGGGATTGTTTGTCCTGTGTACCCTGTTCTTTATATTCTATCCTTACTGA
- the hepT gene encoding type VII toxin-antitoxin system HepT family RNase toxin: MNSTINSKLELLGQYIEILKGYQDYSIDDIAQDHTLRGAVERYLEVSLECMIDIGEMIISRQSLKKPESYKEILIILGDNGILPLNFSRKISPAADFRGELLHMYADIDMEKVYLSLQNHPDYLEKFARYINLYLERRD; this comes from the coding sequence ATGAATTCGACTATAAATTCTAAACTGGAATTATTAGGGCAATATATCGAGATTCTCAAAGGTTATCAGGATTACAGTATTGATGATATCGCTCAGGACCACACCCTTAGAGGAGCAGTGGAAAGGTATCTGGAAGTTTCTCTCGAATGCATGATTGATATTGGAGAGATGATAATTTCCCGACAATCACTGAAAAAACCCGAATCCTATAAAGAAATTCTTATCATTCTGGGTGACAATGGAATCTTGCCCCTGAATTTTTCCAGGAAAATCTCCCCTGCAGCAGATTTTAGAGGCGAACTTCTGCACATGTATGCCGATATTGATATGGAAAAAGTGTATCTTTCTTTGCAAAACCATCCAGATTATCTGGAGAAGTTTGCACGCTACATTAACCTCTATCTTGAAAGAAGGGATTGA
- the glmU gene encoding bifunctional sugar-1-phosphate nucleotidylyltransferase/acetyltransferase, with amino-acid sequence MKAIVLAAGEGVRCTPLTNTRSKVMLPVANRPILEYVISSLVDNGIEDVVLVVGYEKEKVMNYFGDGNDFGARITYVDQTSQLGTAHAISQAIPALGEDNGSFLVLNGDNIIEKETISKLIADHAGDATVLTTPREKVCGYGVVMSAAGKVKGIFEKPKRQISHMINTGIYAFNRDIVAEIENTEISERGEYEITHTLQNMVKGNRDVRVTVTKNLWMDSVYAWDLLDTNARLLASCESAIEDTAIIDDTATLIGDVEIGEYTVIRAGSYIVGPVKIGDNCDIGPQVTILPSTSIGNNVSLGPFSYIQNSILMDNVRVDSHSHISESIIGFNCNLGPYSICEVDNDVNIEIENELVPVEKSGVVIGDDCKFGSRTLTEAGTLVGNNCTVRSGTTVDRHLPANSTVL; translated from the coding sequence ATGAAAGCCATCGTTCTTGCCGCAGGGGAAGGTGTCAGATGTACACCCCTCACAAATACCCGTTCAAAAGTCATGTTACCGGTAGCCAATCGTCCCATCCTGGAATACGTTATATCCTCGCTTGTGGATAACGGGATCGAGGATGTAGTGCTGGTTGTCGGTTATGAGAAGGAGAAGGTGATGAACTATTTTGGAGACGGGAATGATTTCGGGGCAAGAATTACTTATGTGGACCAGACTTCACAGTTGGGTACCGCTCATGCGATCAGTCAGGCCATCCCTGCACTTGGGGAGGATAATGGATCTTTCCTGGTACTCAACGGGGATAACATAATTGAAAAAGAAACTATCAGTAAACTAATCGCAGATCATGCAGGGGATGCCACCGTACTAACCACTCCCCGGGAGAAGGTATGTGGATATGGAGTGGTCATGAGTGCTGCGGGAAAGGTAAAAGGCATTTTTGAAAAACCCAAACGCCAGATCAGTCATATGATAAATACCGGTATCTATGCTTTTAATCGGGATATTGTTGCAGAGATAGAGAATACCGAGATCTCCGAGAGAGGGGAATATGAAATTACCCATACCCTGCAGAATATGGTGAAAGGGAACAGGGATGTCAGGGTCACTGTAACCAAGAACCTGTGGATGGATTCGGTGTATGCCTGGGATCTGCTTGATACCAATGCCAGACTGCTGGCAAGTTGTGAATCTGCTATCGAGGATACTGCCATAATTGATGATACCGCTACCCTGATAGGGGATGTGGAGATTGGAGAATATACGGTTATCAGGGCCGGGTCATATATCGTAGGACCGGTAAAGATCGGGGATAACTGTGATATCGGACCCCAGGTGACAATTTTGCCTTCCACCAGTATAGGGAATAATGTATCGCTGGGTCCCTTTTCTTATATCCAGAACAGTATCCTGATGGATAATGTACGTGTGGATTCCCACAGCCATATCTCTGAAAGTATTATAGGGTTTAACTGCAATCTAGGTCCCTACTCCATCTGTGAAGTGGACAATGATGTGAATATCGAGATCGAGAATGAACTTGTGCCTGTGGAAAAAAGCGGCGTGGTTATCGGGGATGACTGTAAATTTGGTTCAAGGACCCTTACTGAGGCAGGCACTCTTGTGGGCAATAACTGTACCGTGCGATCGGGTACAACTGTGGATAGACATCTGCCTGCAAATTCCACAGTACTGTGA
- the glmS gene encoding glutamine--fructose-6-phosphate transaminase (isomerizing) produces the protein MCGIVGYVGKTGASLVIMDCLRRLEYRGYDSAGLSVLNGDLQTYKTAGSIGELDKVLPAEIEGNIGIGHTRWATHGIPNDVNAHPHCSSDIVVVHNGIIENYLKLQEWLEAEGYEFVSDTDTEVIAHLVHFYSNSLDLFEAVRKSMTVLEGSYAIAVMSKNDPDTLIAARKDSPLIVGLGENEFFTSSDATAFVSHTRNVVFVDDRELVKLTPEKVEFYDMDGQLLEKQVSTIDWDVEAAEKSGYAHFMLKEIHEQTRSLQKTFAGKLSELEGNVQLPELKLTDDQIRNIGRVEIIACGTSWNAGLFGKYLLEGLAGIHTDVSAASEFRYRDPVMDCNTLTIAITQSGETADTLAAIRNVAQYESSTIAITNVVGSTITREAENVVYTHAGPEIGVAATKTFTAQLIALYLLAVYMGRRRNYLLPDEAKAIIKNLKELPGNVQQVLNQRDIIRKYAARYAANRDYYFIGRGLNYPAALEAALKLKEISYIHAEGYAAGELKHGPLALLENGTPVVAIVTKGRTYEKMLSNIKEVKARGAEVIAVADQGDREIGKYADIVIPVPATNPLLSPVLSSVALQLLAYYTALEKSCEIDKPRNLAKSVTVE, from the coding sequence ATGTGCGGAATTGTAGGATATGTGGGAAAGACCGGTGCTTCATTGGTAATCATGGATTGCCTGCGTCGATTGGAGTACAGGGGTTATGATTCTGCCGGGTTAAGTGTATTAAACGGTGATCTGCAGACGTACAAGACTGCCGGCAGTATCGGTGAACTTGATAAAGTATTGCCTGCAGAGATCGAAGGTAATATCGGGATTGGGCATACACGCTGGGCCACACATGGGATACCCAATGATGTCAATGCTCATCCGCACTGTTCTTCGGATATCGTGGTCGTACACAACGGCATCATTGAGAATTACCTCAAATTGCAGGAATGGCTGGAAGCTGAAGGTTATGAATTTGTATCCGATACCGATACCGAGGTAATTGCCCATCTGGTGCATTTTTACAGTAATTCCCTGGACCTGTTCGAGGCAGTGCGCAAAAGCATGACAGTGCTGGAAGGCTCCTATGCGATCGCGGTTATGAGTAAGAATGATCCGGATACATTGATCGCTGCCAGAAAAGACAGTCCCCTGATAGTGGGCCTGGGGGAGAATGAATTTTTCACGTCCTCTGATGCCACGGCTTTTGTGTCTCATACCCGCAACGTGGTATTTGTGGATGACCGGGAGCTCGTGAAACTGACTCCTGAGAAGGTGGAGTTCTATGATATGGACGGCCAATTGCTGGAAAAGCAGGTTTCCACAATCGATTGGGATGTGGAGGCGGCGGAAAAGAGTGGGTATGCACATTTCATGCTCAAAGAGATCCATGAGCAGACCCGTTCATTGCAAAAAACCTTTGCCGGCAAGTTATCAGAACTTGAAGGCAATGTCCAATTACCTGAGCTCAAACTTACAGATGACCAGATCAGAAATATTGGCAGGGTGGAGATTATTGCCTGTGGCACGTCCTGGAATGCCGGATTGTTTGGCAAATATCTGCTTGAAGGACTGGCCGGTATACATACCGATGTCAGTGCAGCCTCGGAGTTTCGGTACCGGGATCCAGTGATGGATTGCAATACCCTTACCATTGCAATCACTCAGTCCGGAGAGACGGCCGATACGCTGGCTGCGATCCGCAATGTGGCACAGTATGAATCAAGTACCATCGCGATAACCAATGTGGTCGGCAGCACCATTACCCGGGAGGCTGAAAATGTAGTGTATACCCATGCAGGCCCTGAGATCGGAGTGGCTGCGACCAAGACGTTTACGGCTCAATTAATAGCGCTGTATCTGCTGGCTGTATATATGGGCAGACGCAGGAATTATCTTTTGCCGGATGAAGCAAAGGCTATAATCAAAAATCTCAAGGAACTACCCGGCAATGTGCAGCAGGTATTGAACCAGAGGGATATTATACGCAAGTATGCAGCCCGGTATGCGGCCAACCGGGATTATTATTTCATTGGCAGGGGACTTAATTACCCGGCGGCACTGGAAGCGGCTTTGAAACTCAAGGAAATATCCTATATCCATGCGGAAGGTTATGCTGCAGGCGAACTGAAACACGGGCCCCTGGCCCTGCTGGAAAACGGCACGCCCGTGGTGGCGATCGTTACAAAGGGGCGAACCTATGAAAAAATGTTGAGCAATATCAAGGAAGTCAAGGCACGCGGAGCTGAAGTGATTGCAGTGGCCGATCAAGGAGATCGGGAGATAGGCAAGTATGCCGATATTGTGATCCCGGTACCTGCTACCAATCCCCTGCTATCACCCGTCCTGTCCTCGGTGGCTTTGCAGCTGCTTGCCTATTATACGGCTCTGGAAAAGAGTTGTGAGATCGATAAACCGCGCAATCTGGCCAAAAGTGTGACTGTGGAATGA
- the glmM gene encoding phosphoglucosamine mutase produces the protein MKLFGSSGIRGPANKVIGPELALNVGMAVGTVADSVVVGKDPRISADMIEQALIAGLSATGCEVTLGGLMSTPTLAFATADYDCGIMITASHNPAEDVGIKLWNPDGMAFDSQQQKRIEHIIENNEYATVVWNEVGAVKYEEGFVERHCNAILSKMQSSHKRVVVDCGCGAGSTITPYLLRKLGCEVITLNCQPDGYFPARNPEPVEKNLGQLIKAVVAFEADIGIAHDGDADRMMVVDEQGNFVSGDELLALFALQDKQEKVVVPVDTSMIVDDALGDTEVLRCRVGDIYVAEQIKASGAYFGGEPSGSWIFPDVSYCPDGIYAAARIVNLIADSSLSKMVADLPHYPTLRGTIECPEDRKEQAMQQIKQSLEMMGDVTTIDGVRVDLEDGWVLVRPSGTESKIRITAEARKDVDDLFGEAVCIARGAIQ, from the coding sequence TTGAAACTTTTCGGATCATCGGGAATCAGGGGACCGGCCAATAAGGTAATCGGTCCCGAACTGGCATTGAATGTGGGTATGGCCGTGGGTACAGTTGCCGATTCGGTTGTGGTCGGTAAGGATCCCCGTATCTCGGCGGATATGATTGAGCAGGCCTTGATCGCAGGACTGTCTGCCACCGGCTGTGAAGTAACCCTGGGAGGATTGATGAGTACACCCACTCTGGCTTTTGCCACCGCGGATTATGATTGCGGGATTATGATCACGGCTTCCCATAACCCTGCAGAAGATGTGGGGATCAAGTTATGGAATCCCGATGGCATGGCTTTTGATTCGCAGCAGCAAAAACGGATTGAACATATTATTGAGAATAACGAGTATGCAACCGTTGTCTGGAATGAAGTGGGGGCTGTGAAGTATGAGGAAGGTTTTGTTGAGCGGCACTGCAATGCAATCTTGAGCAAGATGCAATCTTCTCACAAACGTGTGGTTGTGGACTGTGGTTGCGGGGCTGGAAGTACAATCACTCCTTATCTACTCCGGAAACTGGGTTGCGAGGTAATTACATTGAACTGCCAGCCGGATGGATATTTCCCGGCACGCAATCCCGAACCAGTGGAAAAAAACCTGGGTCAACTGATCAAGGCAGTGGTGGCGTTTGAGGCGGATATCGGGATTGCGCATGACGGTGATGCGGATCGAATGATGGTTGTGGATGAGCAGGGTAATTTTGTCTCGGGGGATGAATTGCTTGCCCTGTTTGCCCTGCAGGACAAACAGGAAAAAGTTGTGGTGCCTGTGGATACTTCCATGATAGTGGATGATGCGCTTGGGGATACCGAGGTGCTGCGCTGCAGGGTTGGGGATATATATGTGGCAGAACAGATCAAGGCTTCAGGTGCTTATTTTGGAGGCGAGCCTTCAGGCAGCTGGATTTTCCCGGACGTATCGTATTGTCCCGATGGTATCTATGCAGCAGCCCGCATTGTGAATTTGATTGCAGACAGCTCGTTATCAAAGATGGTTGCGGATCTGCCTCATTATCCCACCCTCAGAGGTACGATCGAATGTCCCGAGGACAGGAAGGAACAGGCGATGCAGCAGATCAAACAATCCCTGGAAATGATGGGAGATGTTACTACCATTGATGGAGTTCGGGTGGATCTGGAGGATGGCTGGGTGCTTGTGCGGCCTTCAGGTACCGAATCCAAGATCCGGATCACTGCCGAGGCCAGGAAGGATGTGGATGATTTGTTTGGTGAAGCAGTATGTATTGCAAGGGGTGCAATACAGTGA